A window of the Bradysia coprophila strain Holo2 unplaced genomic scaffold, BU_Bcop_v1 contig_538, whole genome shotgun sequence genome harbors these coding sequences:
- the LOC119083055 gene encoding uncharacterized protein LOC119083055: MADSNSENNQIIIDADIAFSDESECSDIERSAAEAIEKTLPKKSKLNYEKVYKKFCGWCEEKRVKVISENVMLCYFNEKSKIMKSSTVWSEYSKLKCMIYKERRVDISKFHGLIAFLKRNGVGHVAKKSSILTGDDFNKFIMEADDDKFLMMKAALIIGIGGGCRRAELAKMSVKDVVDRGDYLHVYIGDTKNYDPRDFAITEGGLRYNLLGIVRKYMLLRKSHTPHDRFFVCYRNGQCTTQAVGINTVGAIPKRIATFCGLDAPPLYTGHCFRRSSATLLADAGADLYVIKRQFGWRSDKVAAGYVQSSATSKRKISAQIFGGVPFQRSSSSNAMSAIPSTSNTAIPSTSNTAIPSTSTTAIPSASNTVFPSTSTTAIPSASNTVFPSTSTTSHDVVANLGDSAPKEINLNITGLSDGISAALIENIDREDAHGASFASKQIRMIGTASDSDTTGNTSRTMSQSITIIEGASAGADSSDAPETPVLPNFTKSEFNNCTFNFYRTFHGKPF; the protein is encoded by the exons ATGGCGGACAGCAACAgcgaaaataatcaaataataattgatgcAGATATTGCATTCAGCGATGAATCGGAATGCTCAGATATTGAGCGGTCGGCCGCAGAGGCTATTGAAAAAACTTTGccgaaaaaatccaaattgaatTATGAAAAGGTGTACAAAAAGTTTTGTGGTTGGTGTGAAGAAAAAAGAGTGAAAGTCATTTCAGAAAACGTGATGTTGTgttatttcaacgaaaaatcgaaGATTATGAAGTCTTCAACTGTTTGGAGCGAGTATTCGAAGCTGAAATGCATGATATACAAGGAACGACGCGTCGATATCAGCAAATTTCATGGACTCATTGCATTTCTGAAACGAAACGGTGTCGGCCATGTTGCGAAAAAATCGAGCATTTTGACGGGCGACGATTTCAACAAGTTCATCATGGAGGCAGATGacgataaatttttaatgatgaag GCGGCATTAATTATCGGTATCGGTGGAGGATGTCGTCGGGCTGAATTGGCAAAAATGTCGGTGAAAGATGTTGTTGATCGCGGTGACTACTTGCATGTTTACATCGGGGACACAAAAAACTACGATCCAAGAGATTTCGCTATCACAGAAGGCGGTTTGAGATACAATTTATTGGGCATCGTGCGAAAATACATGTTGTTACGAAAGTCACATACGCCTCATGATCGATTCTTTGTGTGTTACCGGAATGGGCAGTGTACAACTCAGGCAGTTGGCATCAATACCGTTGGGGCGATACCCAAACGAATTGCTACGTTTTGCGGTTTGGATGCACCACCTTTGTACACAGGACATTGTTTTCGACGGAGTTCAGCTACATTGTTGGCTGATGCTGGTGCGGATCTTTATGTCATTAAACGACAGTTTGGTTGGCGATCGGACAAAGTTGCAGCCGGATATGTGCAGTCATCTGCAACAAGCAAACGCAAAATTTCTGCACAAATTTTCGGAGGTGTACCTTTTCAACGTTCTTCGTCGAGCAATGCGATGAGTGCTATTCCATCTACAAGCAACACCGCTATTCCATCTACAAGCAACACTGCTATTCCATCTACAAGCACCACCGCTATTCCATCTGCAAGCAACACCGTTTTTCCATCTACAAGCACCACCGCTATTCCATCTGCAAGCAACACCGTTTTTCCATCTACAAGTACCACTTCTCATGACGTTGTCGCTAATTTGGGTGATTCAGCTCCCAAAGAAATTAATCTCAACATCACCGGTTTAAGTGACGGTATTTCTGCTGCGctcatcgaaaatattgatCGAGAGGATGCACATGGTGCTAGTTTCGCTTCAAAACAAATTCGGATGATCGGAACTGCATCCGATTCCGATACGACCGGCAATACCAGCCGTACAATGTCACAATCAATTACAATAATTGAGGGCGCATCTGCTGGTGCAGATTCTTCGGATGCTCCTGAAACGCCTGTCCttccaaattttacaaaatctgaATTCAACAATTgtacattcaatttttatcgtACGTTTCACGGCAAGCCTTTTTAA